The Tautonia rosea genome includes a region encoding these proteins:
- the rimO gene encoding 30S ribosomal protein S12 methylthiotransferase RimO, protein MKTDRTFHFVSLGCPKNTVDSERMLGLLAQDGYVPVAAPDGADLVIVNTCGFIDAARAESLAVIREMLDRKATGQVRGVVVAGCLAERQKDLLLEEVPEVDQVIGVFGREEIVKAADRILGGLDEQRSIFNPAPIRAMDDTARLRITPRHLAYLKVSEGCSRFCTFCAIPYMRGKHLTKPIEAVVAEAKELAADGVVELNLVAQDMTYYGVDLYGRPRLAELLQELDQVDGIRWIRILYNYPNYFTDELYEVLGSSEKIIPYLDMPLQHINDRMLKMMNRRHTRAETVEIIRRLRDVMPGLVLRTTFIVGFPGETDEEFEELLDFVKETKFERLGVFPYSFEPDTPAAKLPGHLPDDIKAHRRDRVMEAQQAIAFDFNASLVGKTLDVLIDGPAPSHLGPGVWVGRSYADAPDVDGLVFVRDRNLRAGDLIPCEILLTEGYDLVARPVEGAAPKRKNRPRPRAKKLPPASPFTILPG, encoded by the coding sequence ATGAAAACCGATCGAACCTTCCATTTTGTCAGCCTTGGCTGTCCGAAGAACACCGTCGATTCCGAGCGGATGCTTGGTCTACTGGCACAGGACGGCTACGTACCGGTCGCGGCTCCCGATGGTGCGGACCTGGTGATCGTTAATACTTGCGGATTCATCGACGCCGCCCGCGCGGAAAGCCTGGCCGTGATCCGCGAAATGCTCGATCGCAAGGCCACCGGACAGGTCCGGGGGGTGGTCGTCGCCGGCTGCCTGGCCGAACGTCAGAAAGACCTGCTGCTCGAAGAGGTTCCGGAGGTTGATCAGGTCATCGGCGTGTTCGGTCGAGAAGAAATCGTCAAGGCGGCCGACCGCATCCTCGGCGGGCTCGACGAGCAACGCTCAATCTTCAATCCCGCCCCGATCCGGGCGATGGACGATACCGCCCGCTTGCGGATCACCCCCCGCCACCTGGCCTACCTGAAAGTTTCCGAAGGCTGCAGCCGCTTTTGCACCTTCTGCGCGATTCCGTACATGCGGGGCAAGCATCTGACCAAACCGATCGAGGCCGTCGTGGCCGAGGCGAAGGAGCTGGCCGCCGACGGTGTTGTCGAGCTGAACCTCGTTGCCCAGGACATGACCTACTACGGTGTCGACCTCTACGGTCGCCCCCGACTGGCCGAGTTGCTCCAGGAACTGGACCAGGTCGACGGCATCCGCTGGATCCGCATTCTCTACAACTATCCAAATTACTTCACCGATGAGTTGTACGAAGTCCTCGGCTCGTCTGAAAAGATCATTCCGTACCTGGACATGCCGCTTCAGCATATCAACGACCGCATGCTCAAGATGATGAACCGTCGCCACACGCGGGCCGAGACGGTCGAGATTATCCGGCGCCTTCGCGACGTGATGCCGGGACTCGTCTTGCGAACAACCTTCATCGTCGGCTTCCCTGGCGAGACGGACGAAGAGTTCGAAGAACTTCTGGACTTCGTCAAGGAGACAAAGTTCGAACGGCTCGGCGTCTTCCCCTATTCGTTCGAACCCGATACCCCGGCCGCCAAGCTTCCCGGCCACCTGCCCGACGACATCAAGGCCCATCGTCGCGATCGGGTGATGGAGGCCCAGCAGGCCATCGCGTTTGACTTCAACGCCTCACTCGTCGGAAAAACGCTTGATGTCTTGATTGACGGCCCAGCACCCTCCCATCTCGGGCCGGGGGTCTGGGTGGGGCGATCCTACGCGGACGCTCCCGATGTTGACGGCCTTGTCTTCGTCCGCGACCGGAACCTGCGGGCAGGGGACTTGATTCCTTGCGAGATCCTCCTGACCGAAGGATATGATCTGGTCGCCCGGCCGGTGGAGGGAGCTGCCCCGAAGCGCAAGAACCGACCTCGGCCGAGGGCGAAAAAACTCCCTCCGGCATCTCCCTTTACCATCTTGCCGGGTTGA
- the pgsA gene encoding CDP-diacylglycerol--glycerol-3-phosphate 3-phosphatidyltransferase has translation MRVEASPSASKPIGVVNIPNALSVARLFFGVATLWLIEVDWYIPALVLFLIAAVTDALDGYVARLLKQETAFGRQLDPMIDKLLIASVLIFLVAIPGSGVAAWMASVIVVRELVIQWLRSMMEGKGVAFGAKMAGKLKTVVQCAAIVAALLTLALSPDPATWVLISRDLLIWVAVLLTIYSGVEYLAVAAPKLRNM, from the coding sequence ATGCGAGTTGAGGCCAGTCCCAGCGCGAGCAAGCCGATCGGGGTTGTGAACATCCCGAACGCGCTCAGTGTGGCTCGCTTGTTCTTCGGGGTGGCAACGCTCTGGCTGATCGAAGTTGATTGGTACATTCCGGCGTTAGTCCTGTTCCTGATCGCGGCTGTTACTGACGCCCTGGACGGCTATGTGGCCCGACTGCTGAAGCAGGAAACAGCCTTCGGGCGGCAGCTCGATCCCATGATCGACAAGCTCTTGATTGCCTCGGTCCTGATTTTCCTGGTTGCCATTCCCGGCAGCGGCGTCGCGGCCTGGATGGCATCGGTCATCGTGGTCCGAGAGCTGGTCATTCAGTGGCTTCGCAGCATGATGGAAGGAAAAGGGGTGGCCTTCGGTGCCAAGATGGCCGGCAAGCTCAAGACGGTTGTTCAGTGTGCGGCGATCGTGGCCGCGCTTCTGACCCTCGCCCTCAGCCCCGACCCGGCCACCTGGGTTCTGATCAGTCGCGATCTCCTGATCTGGGTTGCCGTGCTTTTGACGATCTATAGTGGAGTGGAATACCTGGCCGTCGCAGCGCCGAAGCTGCGCAATATGTGA
- a CDS encoding undecaprenyl-diphosphate phosphatase — protein sequence MTWFEALTLAVLQGLTEFLPVSSSGHLAVASSLFHSLGEVEDRPDGLFFFVMLHLGTLLAILVFYRRVMWSGARALLSGGGVGETPSRAIVVRSGFLACVATLPAVVVGLTLKRTVDEAFENILVPGFAFLITAALLLSTTRMKAGLKGPAETTWVDALLVGLAQAFAITPGISRSGSTIAAALALGFSRTWAVGFSLLINVPAILGASVLVGKDLRIDSLAPEVIQMTVLATILSGIVGYGAIVWLVRIVRSGRLWYFSVYLVLLSVVVLGTVAMTGRSTESREMTDGQGHRSATLDWPGGVGLVRSGPGTEGAGDDLDRADSPGS from the coding sequence ATGACCTGGTTCGAAGCCCTGACCCTGGCAGTGCTCCAGGGCCTGACGGAATTCTTGCCGGTTTCCAGCAGTGGGCATCTTGCGGTGGCGTCCTCCCTCTTTCACTCGCTGGGGGAGGTCGAGGATCGTCCCGATGGTCTCTTTTTTTTCGTGATGCTCCACCTAGGGACTTTGCTGGCGATCCTGGTCTTCTATCGCCGTGTGATGTGGTCAGGAGCCCGGGCGTTGTTGAGCGGAGGCGGTGTCGGGGAAACCCCCTCCCGCGCAATTGTTGTGCGGAGCGGGTTCCTGGCGTGTGTCGCGACCTTGCCGGCGGTCGTCGTCGGGCTGACTTTGAAGAGGACTGTGGACGAAGCCTTCGAGAACATCCTCGTCCCCGGTTTTGCGTTCCTTATAACGGCGGCCTTGCTGCTCTCGACCACTCGGATGAAGGCGGGGTTGAAGGGACCCGCGGAGACGACCTGGGTCGACGCCTTGCTCGTAGGCCTGGCTCAGGCATTCGCCATCACACCAGGCATCAGCCGGAGCGGTTCGACCATCGCCGCCGCCCTGGCGCTGGGGTTCTCGCGCACCTGGGCCGTAGGCTTCAGCCTTCTGATCAATGTCCCGGCGATTCTCGGGGCGTCGGTCCTGGTCGGGAAAGATCTCCGGATCGATTCCCTTGCTCCCGAGGTCATTCAGATGACTGTCCTCGCGACGATCCTCTCGGGGATTGTTGGGTATGGTGCGATTGTCTGGCTGGTTCGGATTGTCCGATCGGGTCGACTCTGGTATTTTTCTGTATACCTGGTGCTGCTTTCGGTGGTGGTGCTGGGGACTGTGGCGATGACCGGGCGAAGCACCGAGTCGAGGGAGATGACCGATGGGCAAGGCCACCGATCGGCGACTTTGGACTGGCCCGGTGGGGTCGGCCTGGTTCGATCGGGTCCGGGGACCGAAGGGGCGGGCGACGACCTGGATCGTGCCGACTCCCCTGGCTCGTGA
- a CDS encoding PD-(D/E)XK nuclease family protein: MLRDPRIIHRLSSEFGPAYTFSASQLESLAFCPFQFFLRYVLRLDPIEERDELEEDRTAGGSLMHAVLESLHLGLRDEPPSDGILLDEAIADRIERAVRDELEREVRPSSDVGLGLRAIDAERMARIGKSYADQFRHYSELFGRDLAPEHFEFSFGDEEHRDGPALVLGEGEEQVRLQGMIDRIDLTRHPSGLLFRVIDYKTGSVPSRKKLEEGLALQLPLYAMAVERALSAEENPRAIDAGYWALRGKGYAPLVTLAEYRDGDLFSREGWKPGPDRIVRFVLDLVDRLRRGMLPAQFEKPDCERNCDYRTVCRFHQVRQARKPWPEAPTMSEPGEEDHR, translated from the coding sequence ATGCTCCGCGACCCTCGGATCATCCATCGGCTGTCCTCCGAGTTTGGTCCGGCGTATACCTTTAGCGCCAGTCAGCTGGAATCGCTGGCATTTTGTCCTTTTCAGTTCTTTCTCAGATATGTTTTGCGTCTTGATCCGATTGAGGAGCGCGACGAACTGGAGGAAGACCGGACCGCCGGCGGCAGCCTGATGCATGCGGTACTCGAAAGTTTGCATCTGGGTTTGCGCGACGAACCACCCTCTGACGGAATTCTGCTCGACGAGGCAATCGCCGATCGGATCGAGCGGGCTGTCCGAGACGAACTGGAGCGTGAGGTCAGGCCCAGCTCCGACGTGGGCCTGGGACTCAGGGCGATTGACGCCGAACGCATGGCACGGATCGGAAAGTCCTATGCTGACCAGTTCCGTCATTATTCAGAGTTATTCGGGCGTGATCTGGCTCCGGAGCATTTTGAATTCTCGTTCGGTGATGAGGAGCACCGTGACGGCCCGGCCCTCGTTCTGGGCGAAGGTGAGGAGCAAGTCCGGCTTCAGGGGATGATTGATCGGATCGACCTGACGCGGCATCCGTCCGGGTTGCTCTTTCGAGTGATTGATTACAAGACAGGCTCAGTCCCCTCCCGGAAGAAGCTGGAGGAGGGACTGGCCTTGCAGCTTCCGCTCTATGCGATGGCGGTTGAGCGGGCCTTGTCAGCCGAAGAAAATCCTCGGGCGATCGACGCCGGCTACTGGGCCTTGCGGGGCAAGGGGTATGCCCCGCTCGTGACACTGGCCGAATACCGGGACGGCGACCTCTTCTCCCGAGAGGGTTGGAAACCCGGTCCCGACCGGATCGTTCGGTTCGTGCTTGATCTGGTCGATCGCCTTCGACGCGGCATGTTGCCTGCTCAGTTCGAGAAACCCGACTGCGAACGGAATTGCGATTACCGAACCGTTTGCCGCTTCCATCAGGTCCGACAGGCCCGCAAGCCCTGGCCCGAGGCCCCGACGATGAGTGAGCCGGGCGAGGAGGACCATCGATGA
- a CDS encoding UvrD-helicase domain-containing protein has product MKGSEQTSEGLVLIEAASSPPPTPEQQRALDAKVSVALASGAGCGKTRVLTDRFVLALNDRMALDRLVAVTFTEKAAAEMRGRIRAECRRRINAGGTDAHHWRRVLRGLEAGRIGTFHGFCLELLKRFPEQAGLPPEFGVLEESIAPTLRDEALRICMRRWLAAGHPDLVALAVELGLDAVRNGLRSLLLGRALANPGQWAELSPAELVDHWQSAWLSEGQPSLLQRFVDEARPLLELLRSHECEHPVGAERRAVLLSEIPLLPEAPHPELSFEMIRDHATVAGGGTGKHWTSIDVYMSVRDGYKTLRDAVDRTRKSLQWDEDLTRRSAELGVRFAALAREALEEVDRLKRRREFADFDDLLIKALSLLLDRGDDVLASLREEIELLLVDEFQDTDPIQGAIVQALAGDDPAMGRLFLVGDSKQSIYRFRGAEPTIFTRFRDGLEEEGRLSLTGNFRSVPGVIHFVNALFADLYTDPSEALRAERAVLSTPDDPPAVEFLWAYEPESSGRSKTATRRVEAGWIARLIADRLEQGWTIQDPKDGRWRPARPNDIAILFRALTNVGVYEEALAAEGLDYHTVDGSAFFAQQEVLDVVNLLAAIEDPFDPLALAATLRSPFFGISDEGLYWLANSRPDHRPADLQQNLRSADQIVELGPADRRRAIRARELLYRWRSLKDRVPIATLYDHVLDESGFEAAIVADPLGERKRANVRKLVRLAGSYDRGGYPLADFVARLRNDLRTLAREDQAATNTEQGDAVRLLTIHRAKGLEFPIVIVPDLDRAAPPRSQSVIVHDRYGPIVRTTPEPGEDPPSFGQDNSPRGLGELLYRASEDREERAEADRLFYVAATRAVSHLILSNGLNKPLLLGDRSQESSRQSFYRPYSPAMVRIHQRFDLTNGSLLAEIPDDWPAPRVEVITRSPERQSLRNAVTRKRLDRLTIARTIVRATSGAAPDRPTPVMRPTWIEHLPETGLPPFASRVFRLIRGVLCNPDAAWVADPIAAIERAGRATIPASPRRVVDAAKHLVIPWCAGSLARRIAAAEARVGRLSWTVLEDGTGPEPIDGVHRGELDLAFREEGSWNLIVWEHPQSPLGWGERRLVLSGRAAPGLGLGRIKEGWLVRLSADPDDALEQRLDRRRFSRTITGDDSSARSRSRPVRQRSTGASRSEADHDRS; this is encoded by the coding sequence ATGAAAGGCTCGGAGCAAACTTCCGAAGGTCTCGTACTGATCGAGGCGGCCTCGTCCCCTCCGCCGACTCCCGAGCAGCAACGGGCGCTCGATGCAAAGGTAAGCGTTGCGCTGGCGTCTGGCGCGGGTTGTGGAAAGACCCGGGTGTTGACCGATCGGTTTGTCCTTGCGTTGAACGATCGAATGGCGCTCGATCGCCTTGTCGCCGTGACATTCACCGAGAAGGCCGCAGCCGAGATGCGCGGCCGGATCCGGGCCGAGTGCCGACGCCGGATCAACGCCGGAGGGACCGACGCTCACCACTGGCGACGGGTCCTTCGAGGACTGGAAGCAGGGCGAATCGGCACCTTTCACGGATTCTGTCTTGAACTGTTGAAGCGATTTCCGGAACAGGCAGGGTTGCCTCCGGAATTTGGCGTTCTGGAGGAGTCGATCGCCCCCACGCTCCGGGATGAAGCACTGCGAATCTGCATGCGTCGGTGGCTTGCCGCCGGGCATCCCGATCTCGTCGCCCTGGCCGTCGAGCTGGGGCTCGATGCTGTTCGGAACGGGTTACGCTCGCTCTTGCTCGGCCGAGCCCTGGCCAACCCAGGCCAGTGGGCCGAGTTGAGTCCTGCCGAGTTGGTTGATCACTGGCAATCGGCCTGGTTGAGCGAGGGGCAACCGTCGCTCCTCCAACGATTCGTGGATGAAGCCCGTCCGCTGCTTGAACTGCTGCGGAGCCATGAATGTGAGCACCCCGTCGGTGCCGAGCGTCGAGCCGTTCTGCTCAGCGAAATTCCTCTGTTGCCCGAAGCTCCGCATCCGGAGCTTTCGTTTGAAATGATTCGAGACCATGCCACGGTTGCGGGAGGAGGAACGGGAAAGCACTGGACGTCAATTGACGTCTACATGAGTGTGCGCGATGGTTACAAGACGCTTCGCGATGCCGTCGATCGCACCCGGAAATCGCTGCAGTGGGATGAGGATTTGACCCGCCGATCCGCTGAGCTGGGGGTTCGTTTCGCAGCGTTGGCTCGGGAGGCGCTGGAGGAGGTGGATCGGTTGAAACGGCGTCGGGAATTCGCCGACTTCGATGATCTCCTGATCAAGGCCCTGTCGTTGTTGCTCGATCGTGGAGACGACGTCCTCGCGTCGCTTCGCGAAGAGATCGAATTGCTTCTCGTCGATGAGTTTCAGGACACAGACCCGATCCAGGGCGCCATTGTTCAGGCTCTGGCCGGGGATGATCCCGCGATGGGTCGTTTATTTTTGGTCGGTGATTCGAAGCAGTCGATCTATCGCTTTCGAGGGGCCGAGCCGACGATCTTTACCCGATTTCGAGACGGTCTGGAGGAAGAGGGGCGGCTCTCGTTGACCGGCAACTTCCGGAGTGTGCCCGGGGTGATTCACTTCGTCAATGCGCTCTTCGCGGATCTGTATACGGATCCCTCGGAGGCCCTTCGAGCCGAACGCGCCGTGCTTTCGACACCGGACGACCCCCCAGCCGTTGAGTTCCTCTGGGCGTATGAGCCGGAATCCTCAGGACGATCGAAAACGGCGACAAGACGGGTCGAGGCGGGGTGGATTGCCCGCCTCATTGCGGATCGACTCGAGCAGGGGTGGACCATTCAGGACCCGAAGGATGGCAGGTGGCGTCCGGCCCGACCCAATGACATCGCCATTCTCTTCCGAGCCTTGACGAACGTCGGAGTGTACGAGGAGGCGCTTGCCGCTGAGGGGCTCGATTATCACACCGTCGATGGCTCGGCGTTCTTTGCTCAGCAAGAAGTGCTCGACGTGGTCAACCTGCTGGCGGCGATTGAAGATCCGTTCGATCCGCTTGCCCTGGCAGCGACCCTTCGAAGCCCCTTCTTTGGCATCAGCGACGAGGGACTCTACTGGCTCGCCAATTCCCGACCTGACCATCGGCCGGCCGATTTGCAGCAGAACCTCCGGAGCGCCGATCAGATCGTCGAGCTTGGCCCGGCGGATCGTCGTCGCGCGATTCGGGCGCGAGAACTCCTGTATCGCTGGCGATCGCTCAAAGATCGAGTTCCGATTGCAACGCTCTATGATCATGTGCTTGATGAATCGGGGTTTGAAGCGGCGATCGTGGCCGATCCGCTGGGCGAGCGTAAACGGGCTAACGTGCGCAAGCTGGTCCGTCTGGCGGGGTCGTACGATCGCGGGGGATATCCACTGGCCGATTTCGTGGCCCGGCTCCGGAACGATCTGCGGACCCTCGCTCGGGAGGACCAGGCCGCCACGAACACCGAGCAAGGGGATGCGGTTCGCCTCTTGACCATTCACCGGGCCAAGGGTCTCGAATTCCCGATCGTCATCGTGCCTGACCTCGATCGTGCCGCTCCTCCTCGATCGCAGTCAGTGATCGTGCATGATCGCTATGGACCGATCGTCCGCACGACTCCCGAGCCGGGCGAGGACCCCCCGAGCTTTGGGCAGGACAACTCACCTCGGGGGCTTGGCGAACTGTTGTACCGCGCCTCCGAGGATCGTGAGGAGCGAGCCGAAGCCGACCGACTCTTCTACGTGGCTGCCACCCGAGCGGTCAGTCATCTGATTCTTTCCAATGGGTTGAACAAGCCTCTGCTGCTCGGGGATCGCAGTCAGGAATCGTCTCGACAATCGTTCTACCGACCCTATTCCCCGGCAATGGTGCGCATTCATCAGCGCTTTGATCTGACGAACGGGTCGTTGCTGGCCGAGATTCCGGACGATTGGCCGGCTCCGCGAGTTGAAGTGATCACACGATCGCCGGAGCGGCAATCGTTGCGGAATGCCGTCACACGCAAACGCTTGGATCGATTGACGATTGCCCGAACGATTGTTCGGGCCACTTCAGGAGCGGCTCCCGATCGCCCGACTCCGGTGATGCGTCCGACCTGGATCGAGCATCTGCCGGAAACGGGGCTGCCTCCTTTTGCGAGTCGGGTCTTTCGCCTGATCCGAGGGGTTCTGTGCAACCCGGATGCTGCCTGGGTCGCCGACCCCATCGCGGCAATTGAGCGAGCCGGTCGCGCGACGATCCCGGCATCACCACGTCGCGTGGTCGACGCGGCGAAACATCTGGTCATCCCCTGGTGTGCCGGATCGCTGGCCCGTCGGATCGCGGCCGCCGAGGCTCGGGTCGGTAGGCTTTCCTGGACAGTTCTTGAAGACGGAACCGGCCCGGAGCCGATCGACGGTGTGCATCGGGGGGAGCTTGATCTGGCGTTTCGTGAAGAGGGATCGTGGAACCTCATCGTCTGGGAGCATCCGCAGTCGCCGTTGGGATGGGGAGAGCGTCGGCTCGTACTCTCAGGACGGGCCGCTCCGGGGCTGGGGCTTGGCCGGATTAAGGAGGGTTGGCTCGTTCGTCTTTCGGCCGATCCGGACGACGCTCTGGAGCAGAGGCTCGACCGTCGGCGGTTCTCTCGTACAATCACCGGCGATGATTCTTCCGCTCGCTCCCGAAGTCGACCAGTCCGCCAGCGATCGACTGGGGCGTCTCGATCCGAGGCCGACCATGACCGCTCTTGA
- a CDS encoding inositol monophosphatase family protein produces the protein MTALDSTIDPKNHPDLALALALAAAATETILPFFRRCAVEWKPDGTEVTAADRAAEERIRDLLRQERSDDGILGEEFGEQPARNGSNRQWIIDPIDGTAAFALGLPMFGTLVALVEGDEPVIGVIHQPATGETTFAAKGAGCWWRPSPDEPPERVTVAPPVPLSEAYASTTGPHSSDIQATVGQIPFRLTHLIRSARRFRFVGDCIQHALVCRGRLHIAWDSLMSPWDIAALVPCVEEAGGVISALDGSRNRILSGRSLLSTCDRSLHEEVLRVLAPEQEG, from the coding sequence ATGACCGCTCTTGATTCGACCATCGACCCCAAGAATCACCCCGACCTGGCCCTGGCTCTGGCCCTGGCCGCTGCCGCGACCGAGACGATCCTCCCTTTTTTTCGTCGCTGCGCGGTCGAATGGAAACCGGATGGAACGGAGGTGACGGCGGCCGACCGCGCTGCCGAGGAACGCATCCGGGACCTCTTGCGCCAGGAACGGTCCGATGATGGCATCCTCGGCGAGGAATTCGGCGAGCAACCCGCCCGGAACGGAAGCAATCGCCAGTGGATCATCGACCCGATTGATGGGACGGCGGCCTTTGCTCTGGGCTTGCCGATGTTCGGCACGCTGGTCGCCCTGGTGGAAGGAGACGAGCCGGTGATCGGTGTAATTCACCAACCCGCCACCGGAGAAACAACCTTTGCCGCCAAGGGGGCCGGTTGCTGGTGGCGTCCGTCACCCGACGAGCCACCGGAGCGCGTGACAGTGGCTCCTCCCGTCCCACTGAGCGAGGCCTATGCCTCCACGACCGGCCCCCATTCGAGTGACATCCAGGCGACCGTCGGACAGATTCCGTTTCGACTCACGCACCTCATCCGGTCGGCCCGGAGATTTCGGTTTGTGGGAGATTGTATTCAGCACGCGCTTGTCTGTCGGGGGAGACTCCACATTGCCTGGGATTCGTTGATGAGTCCCTGGGACATCGCGGCCCTTGTGCCCTGTGTCGAGGAGGCGGGGGGGGTGATTTCTGCGCTCGATGGCTCAAGAAACCGTATTCTCTCGGGCCGAAGTCTGCTGAGCACCTGTGACCGGTCCCTGCACGAGGAGGTCTTACGGGTCCTGGCTCCCGAACAGGAGGGCTGA
- a CDS encoding peptidase MA family metallohydrolase, giving the protein MHRLNAPTAALMAAALLSLSAAITHAQAADPPEELKAGREALSRGDGPAAVTLLESALLAVASADREAVLDDLRRAYERAAAQAEAAGDTRRARQYRENLLIINRSRRTSDPSTTTPSDEAASSDLSETTAPSPKPEAPLDSPESPPPAPSEEQPKPILEIEEPTIVAQPAPIAQSSALEPSAAATLNLQRENVASEAEPIAIDPGPSPESSTSPPGGQTLSDVLRSADAAFRSQKYDDAGRVYAMLAQRGQLPESHKPVWAYCRFVAVARRINAQPSTPAEWSAIHAEIREVRALAPEIWFSEYLRRLATERSAAVGARPSSFIVRGQSESSETTKSAPSSWQILETENFRIFHVDPTLANQLARRVENARDQLYHYWNLSALARSWSPRCDLYVYPNASIYARMTGQPADSPGFSTLDLSRGRVVSRRINLRADADRLLDAVAPHEVSHVVLADLFPGQQIPRWADEGMAILAEPIDAQEARLANLDLSLSSGRVFRTGAMMGASSPRERDWDLFMAQSTSLTQYFIQLDSPKRFLIFLRESQRLGTESALKTVYGIESTDELHSRWLAHARRTARTTSDERVATHQNRTPRD; this is encoded by the coding sequence ATGCATCGGCTCAACGCCCCGACCGCCGCCCTGATGGCCGCGGCCCTGCTGTCGCTGTCCGCCGCGATCACCCACGCCCAGGCGGCCGATCCCCCCGAGGAACTCAAGGCCGGACGTGAAGCGCTCAGCCGAGGTGACGGCCCGGCGGCTGTCACCTTGCTCGAATCAGCTTTGCTCGCCGTCGCCTCGGCCGATCGGGAGGCGGTTCTCGACGACCTAAGGCGAGCCTATGAACGGGCCGCGGCACAGGCAGAGGCCGCGGGAGACACACGTCGCGCTCGCCAGTATCGCGAGAATTTACTGATCATCAATCGGTCGCGTCGGACGTCTGATCCTTCCACCACAACACCCTCGGATGAGGCGGCGTCCTCAGATCTCTCTGAGACGACTGCCCCTTCCCCGAAGCCCGAGGCACCACTCGATTCTCCCGAATCACCCCCCCCAGCCCCGTCTGAGGAGCAACCCAAACCGATCCTGGAGATCGAGGAGCCGACGATCGTCGCCCAGCCTGCGCCCATTGCTCAATCCTCGGCTCTGGAACCGTCTGCTGCGGCAACCCTCAACCTTCAACGAGAAAACGTCGCTTCTGAAGCAGAGCCGATCGCAATCGATCCCGGTCCGTCCCCGGAATCGAGTACGAGTCCCCCCGGAGGCCAGACGCTGAGCGACGTGCTTCGATCGGCCGATGCGGCCTTCCGCTCGCAAAAATATGACGATGCCGGTCGTGTGTACGCCATGCTTGCCCAGCGCGGGCAGTTACCTGAATCACACAAGCCGGTCTGGGCCTACTGCCGGTTCGTCGCCGTCGCTCGACGGATCAATGCCCAGCCGAGCACTCCGGCCGAGTGGTCGGCCATCCACGCGGAGATCCGAGAAGTCCGCGCCCTGGCTCCTGAAATCTGGTTCAGTGAGTACCTCCGTCGTCTGGCGACCGAACGCTCCGCGGCCGTTGGGGCCAGGCCGAGCTCCTTCATCGTTCGAGGGCAGTCCGAGTCGAGCGAGACGACCAAATCCGCCCCATCGTCGTGGCAGATTCTCGAAACCGAAAATTTCCGGATCTTCCACGTCGATCCGACCCTTGCAAATCAGCTCGCCCGACGGGTTGAAAACGCCCGGGACCAACTGTATCACTACTGGAACCTATCCGCGCTCGCTCGCTCGTGGTCTCCTCGATGTGATCTCTATGTCTACCCGAATGCCTCAATCTACGCGCGAATGACGGGGCAACCCGCCGATTCTCCTGGCTTTTCGACCCTTGATCTGAGCCGAGGGCGAGTCGTTTCGCGTCGGATCAACCTCCGAGCCGATGCCGACCGCCTGCTCGATGCGGTGGCCCCGCACGAAGTCTCACACGTCGTTCTCGCCGATCTGTTCCCAGGTCAGCAAATCCCCCGCTGGGCCGATGAAGGGATGGCCATTCTTGCCGAGCCGATCGACGCCCAGGAGGCCCGCCTGGCTAACCTCGACCTCTCCCTCTCCTCCGGCCGAGTCTTTCGCACCGGGGCCATGATGGGCGCCTCGAGTCCGAGAGAACGCGACTGGGATCTCTTCATGGCCCAGAGTACGTCACTGACTCAATATTTCATTCAGCTCGATTCACCCAAACGGTTTCTCATATTCCTTCGAGAGTCGCAGCGGCTCGGAACCGAAAGCGCCTTGAAGACCGTTTATGGAATCGAGAGTACGGACGAACTCCATTCCCGATGGCTTGCTCACGCCAGACGCACTGCGAGGACCACGTCTGATGAACGGGTCGCCACTCACCAGAACAGAACACCTCGCGATTGA